In one window of Astyanax mexicanus isolate ESR-SI-001 chromosome 18, AstMex3_surface, whole genome shotgun sequence DNA:
- the vezf1b gene encoding vascular endothelial zinc finger 1b — MEPSWSSFLFQQANEALHHQHQVGQNSLLPLLNSGAEPQDQKPVLPIPLDQKPPIINTELLKDNVASGVGGGGGGGGGGGPVVIKKEPKSKTPFICGYCNKAFRDSYHLRRHESCHTGIKMVSRPRKTPTAPTMVPLISTVPRDNNGNPSYVSTVAGILTTATTSASTAVGVMSVLPQQQQPSVPKKPPKPVKKNHGCEMCGKAFRDVYHLNRHKLSHSDEKPFECPICHQRFKRKDRMTYHVRSHDGGVHKPYICSVCGKGFSRPDHLSCHVKHVHSTERPFKCQVTACTSAFATKDRLRSHMIRHEGKVTCNICGKMLSAAYITSHLKTHGQAGFTSPCNKDTNNVCNSASATPVTASAVASTTSMNRGTVSNPVTIASNTVNITSLQHPVTITAPVNIASVNIQATAPMNIAHPVAITTPMSMNITGPLNIAMRPMESMPFLSQVLPSSPPW; from the exons CAGGCAAATGAAGCGCTCCACCACCAGCATCAGGTGGGTCAAAACAGCCTGCTGCCCCTCCTCAACTCCGGAGCTGAACCACAAGACCAGAAGCCTGTGCTGCCCATCCCGCTGGACCAGAAGCCCCCAATCATCAACACTGAGCTCCTCAAGGACAATGTGGCTAGCGGCgtgggtggaggaggaggtggtgggggCGGAGGGGGTCCGGTGGTGATCAAGAAAGAGCCCAAGTCCAAGACGCCGTTTATTTGCGGGTACTGTAACAAAGCCTTCCGGGACAGCTATCACCTGCGGCGACACGAGTCATGCCACACGGGCATCAAGATGGTATCACGGCCCAGGAAGACGCCCACAGCGCCCACCATGGTGCCTCTCATCTCCACAGTGCCGCGGGACAATAATGGCAACCCTTCGTATGTGTCTACGGTAGCAGGCATCCTGACCACAGCCACCACCTCAGCCTCCACAGCAGTTGGGGTGATGTCTGTCCtgccccagcagcagcagcccagtGTGCCTAAAAAACCTCCCAAGCCGGTGAAGAAGAACCACGGCTGCGAGATGTGTGGCAAAGCCTTCCGAGACGTCTACCATCTAAACCGGCACAAGCTCTCGCATTCGGACGAAAAGCCTTTCGAGTGCCCCATCTGCCACCAGCGTTTTAAGAGGAAGGACCGCATGACCTACCATGTACGGTCACATGACGGGGGTGTGCATAAACCTTATATCTGCTCTGTTTGTGGAAAGGGCTTCTCCAG GCCAGATCATCTCAGCTGTCACGTTAAGCACGTTCACTCCACAGAACGACCTTTTAAATGCCAAGTAACG GCCTGCACGTCTGCTTTTGCTACCAAAGACCGTCTGCGCTCGCACATGATCCGCCACGAGGGCAAGGTTACCTGCAACATCTGCGGGAAAATGCTGAGCGCCGCCTATATCACCAGCCACCTGAAGACTCACGGCCAGGCTGGCTTCACTTCCCCCTGTAACAAAG ACACTAACAATGTGTGCAACTCTGCCTCAGCCACGCCAGTCACTGCCTCGGCCGTCGCCAGCACTACATCCATGAACCGTGGTACAGTGAGCAACCCAGTCACCATTGCCTCCAACACAGTCAACATCACCAGCCTGCAGCACCCGGTCACCATCACTGCTCCAGTGAACATCGCCTCAGTCAATATACAAGCCACTGCGCCCATGAACATCGCCCATCCGGTGGCTATCACCACACCCATGTCCATGAACATCACTGGCCCTCTGAACATCGCCATGAGACCTATGGAGAGCATGCCGTTCCTCTCCCAGGTCCTGCCTTCTTCCCCACCATGGTAG